Proteins found in one Actinomycetota bacterium genomic segment:
- a CDS encoding phosphopantetheine-binding protein, with amino-acid sequence MSEPQTPTCRPARSEADVAAATPPATDVPGRLRWLLSAHLDVSPDRLEPDVRLGEDLCVDSLAAVELMMVVEDEFDISLPEAEVECLRTYGELLALVSSKAGAQAAAGA; translated from the coding sequence ATGAGCGAACCCCAGACCCCCACGTGCCGGCCGGCCCGCAGCGAGGCCGACGTCGCCGCCGCCACGCCGCCGGCGACCGACGTGCCCGGCCGGCTGCGGTGGCTGCTGTCGGCCCATCTCGACGTGAGCCCCGACCGCTTGGAGCCCGACGTCCGGCTGGGGGAGGACCTGTGCGTCGACTCGCTGGCCGCCGTGGAGCTGATGATGGTGGTCGAGGACGAGTTCGACATATCGCTGCCCGAGGCCGAGGTCGAATGCCTGCGCACCTACGGGGAGCTTCTGGCCCTCGTGTCGTCCAAGGCCGGTGCCCAGGCGGCGGCCGGCGCCTGA
- the cbiQ gene encoding cobalt ECF transporter T component CbiQ: protein MSGGHGPTASLYVAAASPLHRLAPQCKLAAALLFVFAVVATPREAFWAFAVYALALAALARVGRVPLAFVARRMVIEVPFVAFALFLPFVAQGERVEVAGLSLATEGLWAAWNIVAKATLGVATTVVLAATTPVAAILDGFDRLRVPRLFTAVAGFMVRYLDVVVGEARRMRVARLSRGDNGRWLWQARAVATSAGTLFVRSFERGERVHLAMLSRGFDGSLPVLADQPAGGRQWGTALALPVAAAAVAVVAWATVGT from the coding sequence GTGAGCGGGGGCCACGGCCCGACGGCGTCGCTCTATGTGGCCGCCGCCAGCCCGTTGCACCGCCTGGCCCCCCAGTGCAAGCTGGCGGCCGCCCTGCTGTTCGTGTTCGCGGTGGTGGCCACGCCCCGCGAGGCGTTCTGGGCCTTCGCCGTCTACGCCCTGGCCCTGGCCGCTCTGGCCCGGGTGGGCCGGGTGCCGCTGGCCTTCGTGGCCCGCCGCATGGTCATCGAGGTGCCGTTCGTGGCCTTCGCCCTCTTCCTGCCGTTCGTGGCCCAAGGCGAACGGGTCGAGGTGGCCGGGCTCAGCCTGGCCACCGAGGGGCTGTGGGCCGCCTGGAACATCGTGGCCAAGGCCACGCTGGGCGTGGCCACCACCGTCGTGCTGGCCGCCACCACCCCGGTCGCCGCCATCTTGGACGGGTTCGACCGGCTACGGGTGCCCCGGCTCTTCACGGCGGTGGCCGGGTTCATGGTCCGCTACCTCGACGTGGTCGTGGGTGAGGCCCGGCGCATGCGGGTGGCCCGCCTGTCGCGGGGCGACAACGGGCGCTGGCTGTGGCAGGCCCGGGCGGTGGCCACCTCGGCGGGCACGCTGTTCGTCCGCTCGTTCGAGAGGGGCGAGCGGGTGCACCTGGCCATGCTGTCGAGGGGCTTCGACGGCTCCCTGCCGGTGCTGGCCGACCAGCCGGCCGGGGGGCGGCAGTGGGGCACCGCCCTGGCCCTGCCGGTGGCGGCCGCGGCGGTGGCGGTGGTCGCCTGGGCCACGGTGGGCACTTGA
- a CDS encoding PDGLE domain-containing protein: MRRAGLWAFVGAGLAVAAALVFALGPRASSQPDGLERVAIDQGFADQGTPHALEGLPTADYGVEGVANDALSTGLAGVAGMAVTFGVGWALVAMARRRRRSGAARTPL; the protein is encoded by the coding sequence GTGCGGCGGGCCGGGCTGTGGGCGTTCGTGGGCGCCGGCCTGGCCGTGGCCGCCGCCTTGGTCTTCGCCCTCGGGCCCCGGGCCAGCAGCCAACCCGACGGGCTGGAGCGGGTGGCCATCGACCAGGGCTTCGCCGACCAGGGGACGCCCCACGCCCTCGAAGGCCTGCCCACGGCCGACTACGGGGTCGAGGGGGTGGCCAACGACGCCCTGTCCACGGGCCTGGCCGGCGTGGCCGGCATGGCGGTGACCTTCGGGGTGGGATGGGCCCTGGTGGCCATGGCCCGCCGCAGGCGCCGGTCGGGTGCGGCCCGAACACCGTTGTGA
- a CDS encoding transcriptional repressor, whose protein sequence is MTPPAPTARDRVAAIVELLRGRGERITTARRALVDALAAADDHCTADALAAEVQRAHPQVHKATIYRNLDALRRLGVVEHTHLGHGPAVYHLADEPHDHLVCDACGSVQQVPASLLRGVERAVKRDYGFEMRPRHFALGGLCGRCAAPGAQPGEAPSSSRARSGSPPKAGQ, encoded by the coding sequence ATGACGCCGCCCGCTCCCACGGCCCGCGACCGTGTCGCCGCCATCGTCGAGTTGCTGCGCGGCCGGGGCGAGCGCATCACCACCGCCCGCCGGGCGCTGGTGGACGCCCTGGCCGCGGCCGACGACCACTGCACGGCCGACGCGCTGGCCGCCGAGGTGCAGCGCGCCCACCCCCAGGTCCACAAGGCGACCATCTACCGCAACCTCGACGCCCTCCGCCGCCTAGGCGTGGTCGAGCACACGCACCTGGGCCACGGGCCGGCTGTGTACCACCTGGCCGACGAACCCCACGATCACCTGGTGTGCGACGCCTGCGGGTCGGTCCAACAGGTGCCGGCCTCGCTGTTGCGGGGGGTGGAGCGGGCGGTGAAACGTGACTATGGCTTCGAGATGAGGCCCCGCCACTTCGCCCTGGGGGGGCTATGCGGCCGATGCGCGGCCCCCGGCGCTCAGCCCGGCGAGGCTCCCAGCAGCTCGCGCGCCCGGTCGGGGTCGCCCCCGAAGGCCGGGCAGTAG
- a CDS encoding thermonuclease family protein — protein sequence MARRGRSWALVMAVVAAVAVAALVLEWGAPAAQPPPSGPVAGNLPAGVDVVVERVVDGDTIVVTGRRTVRLIGIDTPETVDPRRPVACFGEEASRFMSSLLPPGTAVRLVGDVEQEDRYGRLLAYVYRREDGLFVNAELVRQGYATVYTVTPNVAHADQFEAAAREARVGVRGLWAACSDAG from the coding sequence GTGGCCAGGCGGGGGCGCAGCTGGGCTCTGGTCATGGCGGTGGTGGCCGCCGTGGCGGTCGCCGCCCTCGTCCTCGAGTGGGGGGCCCCGGCCGCCCAGCCACCGCCCTCGGGCCCGGTGGCCGGCAACCTACCGGCGGGGGTCGACGTGGTCGTCGAGCGGGTGGTCGACGGGGACACGATCGTCGTCACGGGCCGGCGCACGGTGCGCCTGATCGGCATCGACACCCCCGAGACCGTCGACCCCCGGCGCCCGGTGGCCTGCTTCGGCGAGGAGGCCAGCCGCTTCATGTCTTCGCTGCTGCCCCCGGGCACAGCCGTCCGCCTGGTGGGCGACGTCGAGCAGGAAGACCGCTACGGCCGCCTGCTGGCCTACGTCTACCGCCGGGAAGACGGCCTGTTCGTCAACGCCGAGCTGGTGCGCCAGGGCTACGCCACCGTATACACGGTCACGCCCAACGTGGCCCACGCCGACCAGTTCGAGGCGGCGGCCCGCGAGGCCCGGGTCGGTGTGCGGGGCCTGTGGGCCGCCTGTTCCGACGCCGGGTGA
- a CDS encoding alpha/beta hydrolase yields the protein MQLVGSSDGVEIAVHDLGGSGDRDLVVVHATGFCARTYGPLVDVLGARLRCWGVDLRGHGLSRAPDGLDYQWRGFADDVLAAVAALGLRQPAALGHSSGGAAVLAAEAARPGTFSALWCYEPIVWPEPDKARARAAALAEGAGRRRDRFASAAEAVANFGAKPPLSGFAPEVVDAYVEHAFGPGPDGSLTLRCRPEVEAAIYLQAPEGDRFADLGRVGCPVVVACGGRSDAVGPELAARLAAAISPGPARTRVFERLGHFGPFESPAEVATAALADLS from the coding sequence ATGCAACTGGTCGGTTCGAGTGACGGCGTCGAGATCGCGGTCCACGACCTCGGCGGGAGCGGCGACCGCGACCTGGTGGTGGTCCACGCCACCGGCTTCTGTGCCCGCACCTACGGCCCGCTGGTGGACGTCCTGGGAGCCCGCTTGCGGTGCTGGGGGGTGGACCTGCGGGGCCACGGCCTCTCCCGGGCACCGGATGGGCTCGACTACCAGTGGCGAGGTTTCGCCGACGACGTGCTGGCGGCCGTCGCCGCCCTCGGCCTCCGGCAACCCGCGGCCCTGGGCCACTCCTCGGGGGGCGCGGCCGTGCTGGCCGCCGAGGCGGCCCGGCCCGGCACCTTCTCGGCCCTGTGGTGCTACGAGCCCATCGTGTGGCCCGAGCCCGACAAGGCACGGGCCCGGGCCGCGGCCTTGGCCGAGGGCGCCGGCCGTCGGCGCGACCGGTTCGCCTCGGCGGCCGAAGCGGTGGCCAACTTCGGGGCCAAGCCGCCGCTGTCGGGGTTCGCCCCCGAGGTCGTGGACGCCTACGTCGAGCACGCCTTCGGGCCCGGGCCGGACGGCTCGCTGACCCTGCGCTGCCGCCCCGAGGTCGAGGCCGCCATCTACCTCCAGGCCCCCGAGGGAGACCGCTTCGCCGACCTCGGCCGTGTCGGCTGCCCGGTGGTCGTCGCCTGCGGCGGCCGCAGCGACGCCGTCGGGCCCGAGCTCGCGGCCCGCCTGGCGGCCGCCATCTCGCCGGGCCCGGCCCGCACCCGGGTCTTCGAGCGCTTGGGCCACTTCGGCCCCTTCGAGTCCCCGGCCGAGGTCGCCACGGCCGCCCTCGCCGACTTGTCCTGA
- a CDS encoding membrane dipeptidase: MAGGDVLDIHTESFVWSRVFGYDVARAHGRGLLGARLYSQADLPRMVAGGLTGAVLSIATNPFRRQPVLAANVGRLVHMVSAPTSEAVPAVPAGAVPAEVVTDVGGYRRARAAGRFACFVGVQGANAVHSAAELPAEVTRVTLVHLTRSPLGSPSAPLGGRGGLTARGREMVQGLNYRRVLVDLAHANRPTFWDALAVHDRSLPPIVSHTGVSGVYPCWRNIDDDQVRAVADRGGVVGIMYHCGFGGRGFLGGPTTAAVLDHLEHVIAVGGEGAAALGSDWDGLIVPPTDMPTAADLPVLVAAMVARRWPERRALAVLGGNYLRVMEDVRPTPAS, translated from the coding sequence ATGGCCGGCGGCGACGTGCTCGACATCCACACCGAGTCGTTCGTGTGGAGCCGGGTGTTCGGCTACGACGTGGCGCGGGCCCACGGCCGCGGCCTGCTGGGCGCTCGCCTCTACTCCCAGGCCGACCTGCCCAGGATGGTGGCCGGCGGGCTGACCGGGGCCGTGCTCAGCATCGCCACCAACCCCTTCCGGCGACAACCCGTGCTGGCGGCCAACGTGGGCCGCCTCGTGCACATGGTCTCGGCCCCGACCAGTGAGGCCGTGCCCGCCGTCCCCGCCGGGGCCGTCCCGGCCGAGGTCGTGACCGATGTTGGCGGTTACCGGCGGGCGCGGGCCGCGGGGCGGTTCGCCTGCTTCGTGGGCGTGCAGGGGGCCAACGCCGTGCACTCGGCCGCCGAGCTGCCGGCCGAGGTGACCCGGGTCACGCTCGTCCACCTCACCCGCTCGCCCCTGGGTTCGCCCAGCGCCCCCCTGGGGGGCCGGGGCGGGCTCACGGCCCGGGGCCGGGAGATGGTCCAGGGCCTCAACTACCGGCGGGTGCTGGTCGACCTGGCCCACGCCAACCGCCCCACCTTCTGGGACGCCCTGGCCGTGCACGACCGCTCGTTGCCCCCGATCGTGTCGCATACCGGTGTGTCGGGGGTCTACCCGTGCTGGCGCAACATCGACGACGACCAGGTGAGGGCCGTGGCCGACCGGGGCGGGGTCGTGGGGATCATGTACCACTGCGGGTTCGGGGGGCGGGGCTTTCTGGGTGGTCCCACCACGGCCGCCGTCCTCGACCACCTCGAACACGTCATCGCCGTGGGCGGTGAGGGGGCGGCTGCCCTGGGCAGCGACTGGGACGGGCTCATCGTGCCCCCCACCGACATGCCCACCGCCGCCGACCTGCCCGTCCTGGTGGCCGCCATGGTGGCCCGGCGATGGCCCGAGCGCCGGGCCCTGGCCGTGCTGGGCGGCAACTACCTGCGGGTCATGGAGGACGTGCGCCCTACACCCGCATCCTGA
- a CDS encoding PD-(D/E)XK nuclease family protein, with protein sequence MALPLPTSLTPSKVAAFKDCALAFRFSVIDHLPEPPSAPAVKGTLVHRALELLLQMPAAERTRLAGQACLAQARTDLAEDPEFVGLGLDPEAEAEFAAQAAVLVERYFDLEDPSKVEPVGLELKIEVEVGSLTLRGIIDRLERDADGGLVVTDYKTGGTPPVFAEQQRLGGVHFYAYLCEQFYGERPSRVQLLYLAEPVAIVAYPTEQSIRGLRQRTAAIWQAVERACEREDFRPRTSRLCDWCSFQAYCPAFGGDPDRARELLGASPG encoded by the coding sequence ATGGCCCTCCCGCTCCCGACATCGCTGACGCCGTCCAAGGTGGCGGCCTTCAAGGACTGTGCCCTGGCGTTCCGGTTCTCGGTGATCGACCACCTGCCCGAGCCGCCGTCGGCCCCGGCCGTGAAGGGCACCCTGGTCCACCGGGCGCTGGAGCTACTGCTGCAGATGCCGGCGGCCGAGCGCACCCGGCTGGCTGGTCAGGCGTGCCTGGCCCAGGCCCGCACCGACCTGGCCGAAGACCCCGAGTTCGTGGGCCTGGGCCTCGACCCCGAGGCCGAGGCCGAGTTCGCGGCCCAGGCCGCCGTCCTCGTCGAGCGCTACTTCGACCTGGAAGACCCGTCCAAGGTCGAGCCCGTGGGCCTGGAGCTGAAGATCGAGGTCGAGGTCGGTTCGCTGACCCTGCGGGGCATCATCGACCGCCTGGAGCGTGACGCCGACGGGGGCCTGGTCGTGACCGACTACAAGACCGGGGGCACGCCGCCGGTGTTCGCCGAGCAGCAGCGGCTGGGGGGCGTGCACTTCTACGCCTACCTGTGCGAGCAGTTCTACGGCGAGCGGCCCAGCCGGGTGCAGCTTCTCTACCTGGCCGAGCCGGTGGCCATCGTGGCCTACCCGACCGAGCAGTCGATCCGGGGCCTGCGCCAGCGTACGGCCGCCATCTGGCAGGCGGTGGAGCGGGCCTGCGAGCGCGAAGACTTCCGGCCCCGCACCTCCCGGCTGTGCGACTGGTGCTCGTTCCAGGCCTACTGCCCGGCCTTCGGGGGCGACCCCGACCGGGCGCGCGAGCTGCTGGGAGCCTCGCCGGGCTGA
- a CDS encoding phosphatase PAP2 family protein, giving the protein MSWRGRGAVERFDRRIESAVDGLRGHPVADRVFYAASELGDFGLVWLLLASARSLRSSPTDERAALRVAVAAPLESVLVNGVVKSFFRRTRPPWDVVRPHRLRRPRSSSFPSGHASAAVTNAILLSEDDRWWPVYVLMAATVASSRVYVKIHHPSDVIGGAALGLVLGLAGRKLMPLERTQA; this is encoded by the coding sequence ATGTCTTGGCGCGGTCGGGGTGCCGTGGAGCGGTTCGACCGCCGGATCGAATCAGCCGTCGACGGGCTGAGGGGCCACCCGGTGGCCGACCGGGTCTTCTACGCGGCGTCCGAACTGGGTGACTTCGGGCTCGTGTGGCTGCTGCTGGCCTCGGCCCGCAGCCTGCGTTCGTCGCCCACCGACGAACGGGCCGCCCTGAGGGTGGCCGTCGCAGCCCCGCTGGAGTCTGTCCTCGTGAACGGGGTGGTCAAGTCGTTCTTCCGCCGAACCCGGCCCCCGTGGGACGTGGTACGCCCCCACCGCCTTCGCCGGCCCCGCAGCAGCAGCTTCCCCAGCGGGCATGCCTCGGCCGCGGTGACCAACGCAATCCTGCTGTCCGAGGACGACCGCTGGTGGCCGGTGTACGTCTTGATGGCGGCCACGGTGGCCTCCAGCCGTGTCTACGTGAAGATCCACCACCCCTCCGACGTGATAGGCGGAGCCGCCCTGGGCCTGGTGCTGGGCCTGGCCGGCCGCAAGCTCATGCCCTTGGAGAGGACGCAGGCTTGA
- a CDS encoding aromatic ring-hydroxylating dioxygenase subunit alpha produces the protein MTWYVACLSRDLGGGRWTGLARAQRPLARTVAGTPLALFRDGRGRAVALVDRCPHRNVPLSCGTVGDGLLQCCYHGWRFDGDGACREVPGLTGDRPDRRGRRATPLPTAEHDGFVWARTGPVPGTGGTVGGPTGTGTGDNGTGDNGTGDADAHGPYRFPYVGQAGYSTVYKHKRFAAGLHACLENTLDVPHTAFLHGGLFRGGRPPTEIEVVVRQTAAGVEAEYVGEPRPEGLAGRILAPEGGVVSHVDRFVLPSIAQVEYRLGENHLINTAAFTPVGERETVMHAAITFHLRLPHGPVRAAITPVANRILGQDSAILSRQAATIARFGGEHFASTELDVLGQYIGKLLRQQERGEAPSAGLEGERRFRMRV, from the coding sequence GTGACCTGGTATGTGGCCTGCCTGTCCCGCGACCTGGGCGGCGGCCGGTGGACGGGCCTGGCCCGGGCCCAGCGGCCTCTGGCCCGTACGGTGGCCGGTACCCCGCTGGCCCTGTTCCGCGACGGCCGGGGCCGGGCCGTGGCCCTGGTCGACCGCTGTCCCCACCGCAACGTGCCGCTGTCGTGCGGCACGGTGGGTGACGGCCTGCTCCAGTGCTGCTACCACGGGTGGCGCTTCGACGGTGACGGAGCGTGCCGGGAGGTGCCGGGCCTCACCGGCGACCGGCCCGACCGCCGGGGCCGGCGGGCCACCCCCCTGCCCACCGCCGAGCACGACGGCTTCGTCTGGGCCCGGACCGGGCCCGTACCGGGCACGGGCGGCACGGTCGGCGGCCCGACCGGCACGGGCACGGGCGACAACGGCACGGGCGACAACGGCACGGGCGACGCCGACGCCCACGGGCCCTACCGGTTCCCGTACGTGGGGCAGGCGGGCTACAGCACCGTGTACAAGCACAAGCGGTTCGCGGCCGGGCTCCACGCCTGCCTGGAGAACACCCTCGACGTGCCCCACACGGCTTTCCTGCACGGTGGGCTGTTCCGGGGTGGGCGCCCGCCCACCGAGATCGAGGTGGTCGTGCGGCAGACGGCCGCAGGCGTGGAGGCGGAGTACGTGGGCGAACCGCGGCCCGAGGGGCTGGCCGGGCGCATCCTGGCTCCCGAGGGCGGGGTGGTATCCCACGTAGACCGGTTCGTGCTCCCGTCGATCGCCCAGGTGGAGTACCGGCTGGGCGAGAACCACCTGATCAACACGGCCGCCTTCACGCCCGTCGGCGAGCGCGAGACGGTCATGCATGCGGCCATCACGTTCCACCTGAGGCTGCCCCACGGGCCGGTGCGGGCCGCCATCACGCCGGTCGCCAACCGCATCCTGGGCCAGGACTCGGCCATCTTGAGCCGCCAGGCGGCCACCATCGCCCGCTTCGGGGGCGAGCACTTCGCCTCCACCGAACTCGACGTTCTCGGCCAGTACATCGGCAAGCTCCTGCGCCAGCAGGAGCGGGGCGAGGCACCCAGTGCCGGCCTCGAGGGAGAGCGCCGGTTCAGGATGCGGGTGTAG
- a CDS encoding energy-coupling factor ABC transporter permease, whose product MHIPDGFINAGTSLAGGVAAAGGLTVCARRAADFLDDKAAPLAGLVAAFVFAAQMLNFPVAAGTSGHLIGGALAAVLVGPWVGAVCVTVVVVVQALLFADGGLSALGLNVLNLALVTSLVGYGVFAILRRALRNGRPSVVVAAGVAACLSVVASSLAFVVQYAIGGTGAVALGTVLTAMAGVHLLIGIGEGVITAMAVSTVLAVRPDLVYGARHLARPLEVVPRAAAAGEA is encoded by the coding sequence ATGCACATTCCTGACGGGTTCATCAACGCCGGCACCTCGCTGGCCGGCGGTGTGGCCGCCGCCGGCGGCCTCACGGTGTGCGCCCGCCGGGCCGCTGACTTCCTCGACGACAAGGCCGCACCCCTAGCCGGCCTGGTGGCCGCTTTCGTGTTCGCCGCCCAGATGCTCAACTTCCCGGTGGCCGCCGGTACCAGCGGCCACCTCATCGGCGGCGCCCTGGCCGCCGTCCTGGTCGGTCCGTGGGTCGGCGCCGTGTGCGTCACGGTCGTGGTCGTCGTACAGGCCCTGCTGTTCGCCGACGGGGGCCTCAGCGCGCTAGGCCTCAACGTCCTCAACCTGGCCCTGGTCACCTCCCTGGTGGGCTACGGGGTGTTCGCCATCCTGCGCCGGGCCCTGCGAAATGGCCGGCCCTCGGTGGTCGTGGCCGCGGGCGTGGCCGCCTGCCTGTCGGTCGTGGCCTCGTCGCTGGCCTTCGTCGTGCAGTACGCCATCGGCGGCACCGGGGCCGTGGCCCTGGGCACCGTCCTCACAGCCATGGCCGGCGTGCACCTGTTGATCGGCATCGGAGAAGGGGTGATCACCGCCATGGCCGTGAGCACCGTGCTGGCCGTCCGCCCCGACCTCGTCTACGGCGCTCGCCACCTGGCCCGACCGCTGGAGGTCGTCCCCCGGGCGGCCGCCGCCGGGGAGGCCTGA
- a CDS encoding ABC transporter ATP-binding protein: protein MTTAGPPVLAVEGLAYAYPDGHQALFGVDFTIGRGERVALLGPNGAGKTTLVLHLNGILTAGAGSVEVAGLPVAKANLREVRRRVGIVFQDPDDQLFMPTVRQDVGFGPANLGHRGEALAARVAAALAAVGMEGVEDRPPHHLSFGQRRRVAVATVLAMGPDVLVLDEPTSNLDPASRRELAEVLVGLDVTMLVVTHDLPYALELCPRSLVMNDGRIVADGPTREVLGDVALMKANRLELPYGFDPSSV from the coding sequence TTGACCACCGCTGGCCCGCCCGTGCTGGCCGTCGAGGGCCTGGCCTACGCCTACCCGGACGGCCACCAGGCCCTGTTCGGGGTGGACTTCACCATCGGACGGGGTGAGCGGGTCGCCCTCTTGGGCCCCAACGGGGCGGGCAAGACCACCCTGGTGCTCCATCTCAACGGCATCCTCACAGCCGGCGCGGGGTCGGTCGAGGTGGCCGGCCTGCCGGTGGCCAAGGCCAACCTGCGCGAGGTCCGCCGGCGGGTGGGCATCGTCTTCCAGGACCCCGACGACCAGCTGTTCATGCCCACCGTGCGCCAGGACGTGGGTTTCGGCCCCGCCAACTTGGGCCATCGGGGCGAGGCCCTGGCCGCCCGGGTGGCCGCCGCCCTGGCGGCCGTGGGCATGGAGGGCGTCGAAGACCGGCCCCCCCACCACCTGAGCTTCGGCCAGCGCCGGAGGGTGGCGGTGGCCACCGTCCTGGCCATGGGCCCCGACGTGCTCGTGCTCGACGAGCCCACCTCCAACCTCGACCCCGCCTCCCGCCGGGAACTGGCCGAGGTGCTGGTCGGGCTGGACGTCACCATGCTCGTCGTCACCCACGACCTGCCTTACGCCCTCGAACTGTGCCCCCGGTCGTTGGTGATGAACGACGGCCGCATCGTGGCCGACGGCCCCACCCGCGAGGTCCTCGGCGACGTGGCCCTCATGAAGGCCAACCGTCTCGAACTGCCCTACGGCTTCGACCCGTCATCGGTGTGA